The Sesamum indicum cultivar Zhongzhi No. 13 linkage group LG1, S_indicum_v1.0, whole genome shotgun sequence genome includes a window with the following:
- the LOC105173055 gene encoding 3-methyl-2-oxobutanoate hydroxymethyltransferase 1, mitochondrial, whose protein sequence is MGMFSYLCKGLRRASISNHSNPGLALMRYLSNVPENTVYGGPTPQNHTQRITLTNLRQKVKRGEPITMVTAYDYPSAVHLDTAGIDICLVGDSASMVVHGHDTTLPITLDEMLVHCRAVARGAKRPLLVGDLPFGTYESSTNQAVDTAVRVLKEGGMDAIKLEGGAPSRITAAKAIVEAGIAVMGHVGLTPQAISVLGGFRPQGRNIDSAVKVVETSMALQEAGCFAVVLECVPPPVAAAATSALQIPTIGIGAGPFCSGQVLVYHDLLGMLQHPHHAKVTPKFCKQYARVGDVINKALLEYREEVMNGCFPSSAYSPYKISAGDLDGFMGSLQKMGLGDAASAAANAAEKINSTK, encoded by the exons ATGGGAATGTTCTCGTATCTCTGTAAGGGCCTCCGCCGTGCTTCCATTAGCAACCACTCCAATCCAGGGCTTGCCCTTATGCGGTACCTGAGCAATGTCCCTGAAAACACCGTCTACGGCGGCCCAACCCCCCAGAACCATACCCAGCGCATCACCCTTACTAATCTCCGCCAGAAGGTCAAGAGGGGCGAGCCCATAACCATGGTGACCGCCTACGATTATCCGTCGGCGGTGCATTTGGACACTGCGGGTATTGATATTTGCTTGGTGGGAGATTCCGCCTCCATGGTGGTTCACGGCCACGACACCACTTTGCCCATCACTTTGGATGAGATGCTCGTCCACTGCCGCGCGGTGGCGCGTGGTGCCAAGCGCCCCCTCCTCGTCGGGGACTTGCCTTTCGGCACCTACGAGTCCAGCACTAACCAG GCCGTTGATACAGCAGTGAGGGTGCTGAAAGAAGGAGGAATGGATGCAATTAAATTGGAAGGTGGGGCGCCGTCAAGAATTACGGCAGCCAAAGCTATAGTTGAAGCTGGGATTGCAGTGATGGGGCATGTTGGCCTCACTCCTCAGGCCATCAGTGTTCTTGGAGGATTCAGGCCCCAGGGCAGAAACATTGATAGTGCAGTCAAG GTCGTCGAGACTTCCATGGCTTTGCAAGAAGCAGGATGTTTTGCCGTTGTGTTAGAATGCGTTCCTCCCCCAGTGGCTGCTGCTGCCACATCAGCTCTTCAGATCCCTACCATTGGCATTGGAGCTGGACCTTTTTGCAGTGGTCAG GTGTTAGTTTACCATGATCTGCTAGGGATGCTACAGCACCCCCACCATGCCAAG GTGACCCCGAAGTTCTGCAAACAGTACGCCCGTGTGGGGGATGTCATAAACAAGGCTCTTCTTGAGTACCGGGAAGAAGTGATGAACGGTTGCTTTCCTAGCTCAGCTTACAGCCCATACAAAATTAGTGCCGGTGACTTGGATGGTTTCATGGGATCACTGCAGAAGATGGGTTTGGGAGATGCTGCATCCGCAGCAGCCAACGCTGCTGAAAAGATTAACTCTACTAAATAA
- the LOC105173066 gene encoding uncharacterized protein LOC105173066, which produces MRAIGPPLILLTPLLHLRIFASPTLSPPSPPPLFKLLRFHYSIAKITSMAGTTTAAASASDGKHVSSDWFSVPELRLRDHRFTVPLDYSLDDSTSPKISVFVRELVAVGKEELHLPFLLYLQGGPGFECQRPTEASGWISKACEEYRVILMDQRGTGLSTPLSPSSMSQFKSAMELADYLKHFRADNIVKDAEFIRKRLVPDSSPWTVLGQSYGGFCAVTYLSFAPQGLKQVLLTGGIPPIGSGCTADAVYRACFEQVMHQNGKYYRRFPKDVELVHEVVKYLAESEGGGVALPSGGILTPRGLQLLGLSGLGSSTGFERLHYMFERVWDPILVPGAPKRISYFFLNAYERWLAYDTNPLYALMHESIYCQGASSSWSAHRIRAENESQFDAIKAVKEGHPVLFTGEMIFPWLFDEIQALRPFKDAAHLLAEKMDWPPLYDVAALNDNKVPVAAAVYYEDMYVNFKLVMETATQIAGIRLWVTNEYMHSGLRDGGGQVLDHLLGMLNGKKPLF; this is translated from the exons ATGCGGGCAATCGGGCCACCCCTGATATTGCTAACGCCACTCCTTCACCTCCGCATTTTCGCTTCTCCCACACTTTCACCACCTTCGCCTCCACCACTCTTCAAACTTCTACGCTTCCACTATTCAATCGCCAAAATCACGTCAATGGCCGGTACCACCACCGCCGCTGCCTCCGCCTCTGACGGGAAACACGTCTCAAGCGATTGGTTCTCCGTGCCGGAGCTCCGACTCCGAGACCATCGCTTCACCGTACCACTCGATTACTCTCTCGATGATTCTACTTCCCCGAAGATATCCGTCTTCGTTCGCGAATTGGTTGCTG TGGGGAAGGAAGAACTACACCTCCCATTTTTACTCTACTTGCAGGGTGGACCAGGTTTTGAGTGCCAGCGACCAACTGAAGCCAGTGGATGGATAAGTAAAGCATGTGAAGAATACCGTGTTATTCTAATGGACCAG CGTGGAACAGGTTTATCAACACCTTTATCACCATCTTCAATGTCTCAATTTAAATCTGCCATGGAGTTGGCCGACTACTTGAAACATTTCCGAGCTGACAACATAGTGAAGGATGCCGAATTCATACGCAAAAGGCTTGTTCCAGATTCCAGCCCCTGGACTGTGTTGGGACAG AGTTATGGGGGTTTTTGTGCAGTGACTTACCTGAGTTTTGCTCCACAAGGACTGAAACAAGTCCTTTTGACTGGTGGAATCCCTCCAATTGGAAGTGGATGCACCGCAGATGCTGTTTACCGAGCTTGCTTTGAGCAGGTAATGCATCAGAATGGCAAGTACTACAGGAGGTTTCCTAAAGATGTTGAATTAGTCCATGAAGTGGTAAAATATTTAGCCGAGTCTGAAGGAGGTGGG GTAGCTCTTCCATCTGGTGGCATCTTAACACCACGAGGCCTACAGCTTCTAGGTTTGTCAGGTTTAGGATCTAGTACTGGTTTCGAACGTTTGCACTATAT GTTTGAGAGGGTTTGGGATCCTATATTAGTTCCAGGGGCACCAAAGAGAATTAGCTACTTCTTTCTGAATGCA TATGAGAGATGGTTGGCTTATGACACTAATCCACTTTATGCTCTCATGCATGAGTCCATATACTGTCAG GGTGCTTCTTCAAGTTGGTCTGCTCACAGAATAAGAGCTGAAAATGAGAGTCAGTTTGATGCAATAAAGGCCGTCAAAGAAGGACATCCTGTGCTGTTCACTGGCGAG ATGATATTTCCATGGctatttgatgaaattcaaGCCTTGAGGCCTTTCAAAGATGCAGCTCATCTATTGGCGGAGAAAATGGATTGGCCTCCTTTGTATGATGTTGCCGCATTGAATGATAATAAG GTTCCAGTTGCTGCTGCTGTCTATTATGAAGACATGTATGTTAACTTTAAGCTGGTCATGGAAACAGCTACTCAAATTGCAGGAATCCGACTATGGGTTACCAATGAATATATGCATTCTGGCCTGAGAGACGGAGGCGGTCAGGTTTTGGATCATTTGCTGGGAATGCTTAACGGGAAGAAGCCTCTGTTTTGA